One Rhododendron vialii isolate Sample 1 chromosome 2a, ASM3025357v1 genomic region harbors:
- the LOC131316917 gene encoding ras-related protein RABB1c-like isoform X3, giving the protein MITIENKPVKLQIWDTAGQESFRSITRSYYRGAAGALLVYDITRRETFNHLASWLEDARQHANANMSIMLIGNKCDLAHRRAVSTEEGEQFAKEHGLIFMEASAKTAQNVEEAFIKTAATIYKKIQDGVVDVSNESYGIKIGYGGISGPSGVRDGSSSHGGGCCS; this is encoded by the exons ATGATTACGATCGAGAACAAACCCGTTAAACTACAAATATGGGACACG GCAGGTCAAGAGTCCTTCAGATCCATCACAAGGTCATATTACAGAGGTGCTGCTGGTGCACTGCTTGTCTATGATATTACCAG GAGGGAAACTTTTAATCATTTGGCTAGCTGGCTAGAAGATGCAAGGCAGCATGCAAATGCAAACATGTCGATTATGCTCATTGGTAATAAGTGTGATCTTGCTCATAGAAGGGCTGTGAGCACAGAGGAAGGTGAGCAGTTTGCGAAGGAGCATGGATTGATCTTTATGGAAGCATCTGCAAAAACTGCACAGAACGTTGAGGAG GCATTTATCAAAACTGCTGCAACAATATACAAGAAGATTCAGGATGGAGTTGTTGATGTATCGAATGAG TCATATGGAATAAAAATTGGGTACGGTGGAATCTCTGGGCCTTCCGGGGTTAGAGATGGCTCCTCTTCTCATGGTGGAGGCTGCTGCAGCTGA
- the LOC131316917 gene encoding ras-related protein RABB1c-like isoform X1: protein MSYAYLFKYIIIGDTGVGKSCLLLQFTDKRFQPVHDLTIGVELGARMITIENKPVKLQIWDTAGQESFRSITRSYYRGAAGALLVYDITRRETFNHLASWLEDARQHANANMSIMLIGNKCDLAHRRAVSTEEGEQFAKEHGLIFMEASAKTAQNVEEAFIKTAATIYKKIQDGVVDVSNEVSFFSFYLLCPTGPGTSFLWRTKVPSVEFHPVDAAFMLLYIEKLVFVVVCSYTKIWVCWILHQVTSSLR, encoded by the exons ATGTCTTACGCCTACCTCTTCAAGTACATCATCATCGGCGACACCG GGGTAGGGAAATCATGTCTTCTTCTGCAATTCACGGACAAGCGTTTCCAGCCAGTCCATGACTTGACAATAGGTGTTGAGTTAGGGGCCAGGATGATTACGATCGAGAACAAACCCGTTAAACTACAAATATGGGACACG GCAGGTCAAGAGTCCTTCAGATCCATCACAAGGTCATATTACAGAGGTGCTGCTGGTGCACTGCTTGTCTATGATATTACCAG GAGGGAAACTTTTAATCATTTGGCTAGCTGGCTAGAAGATGCAAGGCAGCATGCAAATGCAAACATGTCGATTATGCTCATTGGTAATAAGTGTGATCTTGCTCATAGAAGGGCTGTGAGCACAGAGGAAGGTGAGCAGTTTGCGAAGGAGCATGGATTGATCTTTATGGAAGCATCTGCAAAAACTGCACAGAACGTTGAGGAG GCATTTATCAAAACTGCTGCAACAATATACAAGAAGATTCAGGATGGAGTTGTTGATGTATCGAATGAGGTCAGTTTCTTTTCCTTCTACTTGCTTTGTCCTACTGGTCCTGGTACTTCTTTTCTTTGGAGGACTAAAGTGCCATCGGTAGAGTTTCATCCCGTTGATGCAGCATTTATGTTATTGTACATTGAGAAATTGGTTTTTGTTGTGGTGTGTTCTTATACAAAGATCTGGGTATGCTGGATACTGCATCAAGTAACAAGTTCATTAAGGTGA
- the LOC131316918 gene encoding probable galactinol--sucrose galactosyltransferase 2 produces the protein MIVLPPPPPPPSLRNLKNACCFSPLILGSSYHHRVISVQSQRTWRPAMFLNQKPTVKDGVLSINGRDALAGVPDNVVVTPWTDSSAFLGATSAHSTSRHVFKLGVIQDARFLCLFRFKIFWKIPRVGNSGSDIPAETQMLLLEAKEETTSNGSISYIVFLPVLDGEFRSSLQGNSANELEFCVESGDPAIVASESLNAVFVNYGNNPFDLMTESMKILEKYTGTFTIRERKQMPGMLDWFGWCTWDAFYQEVNPQGIKDGIKSLTEGGTPPRFLIIDDGWQDTTNEFQKEGEPIVEGSQFGGRLVSIKENSKFKKTENEAPSEAPTDLKEFVSDIKKSFGLKYVYVWHALLGYWGGLHPDAPGTKKYNPELKFPVQSPGNLANMRDLSMDCMEKYGVGMIDPTKVSEFYDDLHKYLVSQEVDGVKVDVQNILETLATGLGGRVSLTRQFQEALEKSVAANFKDNSIICCMGHSTDSIYNSKTSAITRASDDYYPKNAKTQSLHIAAVAYNSIFFGEFVVPDWDMFYSLHYAAEFHAAARAVGGCGVYVSDKPGQHDFKILKRLVLPDGSVLRAKYPGRPSRDCLFSDPVMDGESLLKIWNLNKFSGVIGVFNCQGAGSWPCLDSSILNDTNVELSGKVSPADIELFQEVCGESWTGDCAVFSFQEGSLSRLPKQRSFPVTLETLQCDVFTVSPIKVYNKTIRFAPLGLIEMYNSGGAVKEMEFSKDRMSIKGRGPGRFGAYSSQKPKSCLVNSREVGFNFRSEDNLLTIITPHEANSWDISIGY, from the exons ATGATTgtattaccaccaccaccaccaccaccatctctgAGAAACCTCAAAAATGCCTGCTGCTTCTCACCATTAATCTTGGGATCCAGTTACCACCACAGGGTAATCTCTGTGCAGTCTCAAAGGACATGGAGACCTGCTATGTTCCTCAACCAGAAACCCACTGTCAAAGATGGGGTCTTGAGCATCAACGGCAGGGATGCTCTCGCGGGTGTACCGGATAACGTGGTTGTCACGCCGTGGACGGATTCCTCCGCCTTTTTGGGTGCCACTTCCGCTCACTCCACTTCCCGGCACGTTTTCAAGCTCGGTGTCATTCA GGATGCCAGATTTTTATGTTTATTCAGATTTAAAATCTTTTGGAAGATACCTCGAGTGGGAAACTCAGGAAGTGACATTCCTGCCGAGACCCAGATGCTGTTGCTGGAAGCAAAGGAAGAAACAACTTCTAATGGATCTATCTCTTATATTGTTTTCTTGCCGGTGTTAGATGGTGAATTTAGAAGTAGCTTGCAGGGAAACTCGGCCAACGAACTTGAATTTTGTGTTGAAAGTG GTGATCCCGCTATAGTAGCATCAGAATCTCTAAATGCAGTTTTTGTGAATTATGGAAACAATCCATTTGATCTGATGACGGAATCTATGAA GATTTTGGAAAAGTACACTGGAACCTTTACAATCAGGGAACGGAAACAG ATGCCTGGGATGCTAGATTGGTTCGGTTGGTGCACTTGGGATGCATTCTATCAGGAGGTTAATCCACAAGGAATCAAAGATGGCATAAAAAG cttaACCGAGGGAGGCACTCCACCAAGATTTCTGATAATTGATGATGGATGGCAAGATACAACTAATGAGTTCCAGAAAGAAGGGGAGCCTATAGTAGAAGGGTCGCA GTTTGGTGGAAGATTAGTCAGCATAAAAGAAAACAGTAAATtcaagaaaacagaaaatgaagCTCCAAGCGAAGCCCCTACTGATCTTAAGGAATTTGTATCTGATATAAAGAAGTCTTTTGGTCTCAA GTATGTCTATGTATGGCATGCACTATTGGGATACTGGGGTGGACTTCACCCAGACGCTCCAGGGACCAAAAAGTACAATCCTGAATTAAAATTCCCTGTACAGTCACCGGGGAATCTTGCAAATATGAGGGATCTGTCGATGGATTGTATGGAGAAGTATGGTGTCGGTATGATTGATCCAACCAAAGTATCGGAATTTTATGACGATCTACATAAATATCTTGTCTCACAGGAGGTGGATGGGGTTAAGGTTGATGTACAGAACATACTGGAAACCCTGGCAACGGGTTTAGGAGGCCGAGTCTCATTAACTAGACAATTTCAGGAAGCACTTGAGAAGTCTGTAGCCGCCAACTTCAAGGACAATAGTATAATCTGCTGCATGGGTCACAGCACCGATTCGATCTACAA CTCAAAAACAAGTGCCATTACACGTGCATCTGATGATTACTATCCGAAGAATGCAAAAACACAGTCGCTGCACATAGCTGCCGTGGCTTATAACAGCAtattttttggtgaatttgTCGTCCCTGATTGGGACATGTTTTAT AGCCTCCATTATGCAGCTGAGTTTCATGCAGCTGCTCGAGCAGTGGGAGGATGTGGGGTCTATGTTAG CGATAAGCCTGGACAGCACGATTTCAAAATACTCAAAAGGCTTGTACTTCCTGATGGTTCAGTGCTCAGAGCTAAATACCCTGGGAGGCCTTCACGGGATTGCTTATTCAGTGATCCTGTCATGGATGGGGAAAG TCTTTTGAAGATTTGGAACCTGAACAAGTTTAGTGGAGTTATTGGGGTCTTCAATTGCCAAGGAGCAGGAAGCTGGCCATGTCTAGACAGTAGCATTCTGAATGACACCAATGTTGAGCTATCTGGGAAGGTGTCGCCTGCTGATATTGAGCTTTTTCAAGAGGTTTGCGGGGAGTCTTGGACAGGAGATTGTGCAGTATTCTCCTTTCAAGAAG GGTCCCTTTCTCGACTACCAAAGCAACGATCATTTCCAGTCACACTGGAAACCCTGCAGTGCGATGTGTTCACCGTATCTCCAATCAAG GTTTACAACAAAACAATTCGCTTCGCGCCTCTTGGATTGATAGAGATGTATAACTCTGGAGGAGCTGTCAAGGAGATGGAGTTTTCTAAAGATCGAATGAGTATCAAGGGAAGAGGGCCTGGTCGTTTTGGAGCATATTCCAGTCAGAAACCAAAATCTTGCCTCGTGAACTCAAGAGAAGTGGGATTCAATTTCAGAAGTGAAGATAATCTTTTGACTATAATTACTCCACATGAAGCAAATTCTTGGGATATTAGCATTGGTTATTGA
- the LOC131316915 gene encoding probable galacturonosyltransferase 4, translated as MKLRTSVVFLLLVTVVAPIVLYTDRLGSFTTPSSSNDFIEDVSTFTLGGDVRPLNLLPREPSTTLKEPLGVVYLENSSISLSDSDASTRENSRKIRQLTQDSMENQTTLPSTRGDTGEHPHEEESTIRQVTERGLDINQGDITLEKPGVTSLNESREPQNDGNRREEIKNENQSAKTSIKAGTGEPVNKRNEKQNVRTVIADARVRHLKDQLIQGRVYLSLTATRNNPHFIRELRLRMKEVQRALGDATKDSDLPKNSYDKLKAMELTLAKGKQIQDDCAAVVKKLRAIIHSTEEQLRAHKKQTLFLTHLTAKTLPKGLHCLPLRLTTEYFSLNSSEREFPNQEKLEDSRLFHYALFTDNILAAAVVVNSTVSQVKDPSAHVFHLVTDRINYAAMRMWFLSNPPGNATIQVQNIEEFTWLNSSYSPVLKQLSSPAMIDYYFKTRRAESDSNMKYRNPKYLSVMNHLRFYMPEIFPKLNKVLFLDDDIVVQKDLTGLWSIDLKGNVIGVVETCGESFHRFDRYLNFSNPLISKAFDPHACGWAFGMNIFDLEEWKRQNITEVYHSWQNLNHDRQLWKLGTLPPGLITFWNSTYSLDRSWHVLGLGYDPNVSQKDIERGAVIHYNGNLKPWLEIAIPKYRGHWAKFIDYDHLYLRECNINP; from the exons ATGAAGCTAAGAACCTCGGTGGTGTTCTTGCTGTTGGTTACAGTTGTGGCCCCCATTGTTCTCTACACCGACAGACTTGGCAGCTTCACGACTCCCTCCT CTAGCAATGACTTCATTGAAGATGTTTCCACTTTT ACATTGGGAGGTGATGTCAGGCCCCTGAATCTGCTTCCCCGG GAGCCATCTACAACTCTAAAAGAGCCATTGGGGGTTGTGTACCTGGAAAACTCTAGCATATCTCTTTCTGATTCTGATGCTTCAACACGGGAGAATTCCCGCAAAATTAGACAACTGACTCAAG ATTCAAtggagaaccaaaccacattacCATCCACAAGAGGTGATACTGGAGAGCATCCCCATGAGGAGGAAAGCACCATAAGACAGGTGACCGAACGAGGGCTTGACATAAATCAGGGAGACATCACTTTAGAAAAACCTGGAGTAACCAGCCTAAATGAAAGTAGGGAGCCGCAAAATGATGGGAATAGAAGAGAG GAAATTAAAAATGAGAACCAATCAGCTAAGACCTCCATCAAAGCTGGTACGGGAGAACCtgtaaacaaaagaaatgagaaaCAGAATGTCCGTACGGTTATAGCAGATGCTCGGGTTCGGCATCTTAAAGATCAGCTTATTCAGGGACGTGTGTACCTTTCCCTCACAGCTACAAGAAACAATCCCCACTTCATAAGGGAGCTCCGTCTACGGATGAAGGAAGTTCAACGAGCACTTGGGGATGCCACCAAGGATTCTGATCTACCAAAGAA TTCCTATGACAAGTTGAAGGCAATGGAGCTAACATTGGCCAAAGGAAAGCAGATTCAAGATGATTGTGCAGCTGTGGTAAAGAAGCTTCGTGCAATTATTCACTCGACAGAAGAACAGCTCCGAGCCCACAAGAAGCAGACTCTGTTTTTGACACATTTGACTGCAAAAACACTGCCTAAAGGTCTTCACTGTCTTCCCTTGCGGCTTACGACTGAGTACTTTAGTTTGAATTCTTCAGAACGAGAATTCCCCAATCAAGAGAAACTAGAAGATTCTAGATTGTTCCACTATGCACTATTTACAGATAACATATTAGCAGCTGCAGTTGTTGTCAATTCCACGGTTTCTCAGGTCAAG GACCCTTCAGCCCATGTTTTCCACCTTGTCACTGATAGGATCAATTATGCAGCAATGAGGATGTGGTTCCTTTCAAACCCACCTGGCAATGCTACAATACAGGTTCAGAACATTGAAGAGTTTACATGGTTAAATTCAAGTTACAGTCCGGTTCTAAAGCAGTTGAGTTCTCCAGCCATGATTGACTATTACTTTAAGACTCGCCGAGCTGAGTCTGATTCAAATATGAAGTACCGAAACCCGAAGTACCTCTCGGTCATGAATCATCTGCGCTTTTACATGCCAGAGATCTTCCCTAAGCTCAACAAAGTGCTGTTCCTTGATGATGATATAGTGGTGCAAAAGGATCTCACTGGACTTTGGTCCATTGACCTGAAGGGGAATGTCATTGGTGTAGTTGAGACATGTGGTGAAAGCTTCCATCGATTCGATCGGTATCTCAACTTTTCAAATCCTCTCATTTCGAAAGCTTTTGACCCTCATGCCTGTGGATGGGCATTTGGAATGAATATATTTGATTTGGAAGAATGGAAGAGGCAAAACATCACAGAGGTGTACCACTCCTGGCAAAATCTG AATCATGATAGACAACTGTGGAAGTTGGGAACGCTGCCACCTGGTCTAATCACGTTTTGGAATAGCACTTATTCCCTTGACCGGTCTTGGCATGTCCTCGGTCTTGGCTACGACCCAAATGTCAGCCAAAAGGACATCGAACGAGGTGCTGTCATACATTACAATGGCAACTTGAAACCATGGCTCGAGATAGCCATACCCAAGTACAGAGGCCACTGGGCCAAATTCATTGACTACGATCATCTGTATCTGCGGGAGTGCAACATCAATCCTTGA
- the LOC131316917 gene encoding ras-related protein RABB1c-like isoform X2, giving the protein MSYAYLFKYIIIGDTGVGKSCLLLQFTDKRFQPVHDLTIGVELGARMITIENKPVKLQIWDTAGQESFRSITRSYYRGAAGALLVYDITRRETFNHLASWLEDARQHANANMSIMLIGNKCDLAHRRAVSTEEGEQFAKEHGLIFMEASAKTAQNVEEAFIKTAATIYKKIQDGVVDVSNESYGIKIGYGGISGPSGVRDGSSSHGGGCCS; this is encoded by the exons ATGTCTTACGCCTACCTCTTCAAGTACATCATCATCGGCGACACCG GGGTAGGGAAATCATGTCTTCTTCTGCAATTCACGGACAAGCGTTTCCAGCCAGTCCATGACTTGACAATAGGTGTTGAGTTAGGGGCCAGGATGATTACGATCGAGAACAAACCCGTTAAACTACAAATATGGGACACG GCAGGTCAAGAGTCCTTCAGATCCATCACAAGGTCATATTACAGAGGTGCTGCTGGTGCACTGCTTGTCTATGATATTACCAG GAGGGAAACTTTTAATCATTTGGCTAGCTGGCTAGAAGATGCAAGGCAGCATGCAAATGCAAACATGTCGATTATGCTCATTGGTAATAAGTGTGATCTTGCTCATAGAAGGGCTGTGAGCACAGAGGAAGGTGAGCAGTTTGCGAAGGAGCATGGATTGATCTTTATGGAAGCATCTGCAAAAACTGCACAGAACGTTGAGGAG GCATTTATCAAAACTGCTGCAACAATATACAAGAAGATTCAGGATGGAGTTGTTGATGTATCGAATGAG TCATATGGAATAAAAATTGGGTACGGTGGAATCTCTGGGCCTTCCGGGGTTAGAGATGGCTCCTCTTCTCATGGTGGAGGCTGCTGCAGCTGA